The nucleotide sequence TAACTCCGTTACCAACAATTTTCGAGGTATCCAGTACACCATTTAAAAATATTTTTGCGACAGAGCCATTATATGTTGCAGCAATATGCGTGTACTGACGTTCTGGGATTGATGATTTGCTATATAATATTGCCCCACCAAAAACATTAAATAAATAGAATCCCACTATTCCACCGGAATATGTAATTTGCTTATCTTCTTGAAAACCTACCCATTTATTAAAGATAAATCCGGACGCACCCGAATCTGGTTTAATCCAAAATTCATACGTAACCGCAGTATCAACATTAAAAACAATTGACTGACCGAAATTTACATAGTCATTTACTCCATCATAATACAGGGCATTCCCTGACCACTGGGCAAAGTAGCTTTGATGAAATAGAATATTTAAAATTACTATAAGTAAAAGCTTTTTCATTTGGTTTATTCCTTGTTTTATTAATAATGATGTTGTTTTTGTAATTAAAAATAAATTCAATGATAAAGGAATGCATCACGCATTTGCGTGATTTTAAAGGAAGTTTTAGTTGAGAAATGCGAAAATTAAAAGCGAAGGGATATCAAACCCGAGGCTGTGCATATCCCTTCTTTTATATAGGAGAGAAAGAAAAATTTATTTCAACAAGACCATTTTTTTTGATTCAACGAATGAACCGGCTTGTAATCTGTAGAAGTAAATTCCGCTTGCGAGACCTTGCCTACCGGCAGGCAGGTTCTGACCTTCGTCAGAATGACTACCGAATTCAACTTCATAACTTCCCGCAGGTTTATTTTCATTAACCAAAGTTGCAACTTCATTTCCAAGCACATCATAGATTTTTAGTGTCACCAGAGACCCTTCGGCTTCGCTCAGGGTGACGGAGGGAATGCTGAATCTTATCTTTGTTGTTGGATTAAATGGGTTAGGATAGTTTTGCTCTAAAACATATTCATAGGGATTGAATTCATTTTTTTCCTCCTCAAGAAATGTAACACCTCCATTTGTGGTTTTTAGAATTGTTCCTCCGTATCCCACAGCCCAGCCAGTGTTAGCATCTGCAAAAAAAACTGAGTATAATGTGTTTATAGTACCTGCTATTTGTGTGAACCAATTTGTTCCACCGTTTGTTGATTTTAAGATCTTTCCATAAATCCCCGCTGCTTCTCCCACCGCATAACCGGTATTGGCATCAGTGAAATAGATCGAGTTTAAGTTTGCTGCCTGGCTGATTGACTGCGTAAACCATTCAGTTCCTCCATCTACAGTTTTAATAATTGTCCCGTACTGTCCTGAAGCCCAGCCAACATTTTCGTCGATGAAAAAGACAGATGCTAAATAACCTATCGTGTCACTTGTTGTAGAAATCCAATCTGTACCACCATTGGTAGTTTTGAGTATTGTCCCCGGATCATATAAGTCACCGCCAACAATCCAGCCGATGTTTTCATTTATAAAGTGGACTGATCGCAGGGCGACTGTAGTCCCGCTTACTTGTTGTGTCCAGTAGTTTCCGTTAGTTGTTTTTAAGATGTTTCCTCCGATACCAACAGCCCACCCGGTAGAGTCATCAACGAAACAGACTGAAATTAATGAGTAGCCTCCGCTTAGAAGTATCGACCAATTATCACCCCCATCTGTTGTCCGGAGAATTATTCTGTTATCCGCAACAGCCCAGCCAGTGTTTTCATCGAGGAAATAGACCGAATGTAGATTACTTGATATACCACTTGTCTGTGGATTCCAACTCGATCCGCCATCAACAGTTTTAAGGATTATTCCAAATGTTCCCACAGCCCATCCCGTACCACCATTAACAAAATATACATCAGTCAAACTATTTGTTGTTCCGCTGTTCTGTGGTATCCATTGTGCTCGGTTCATTTGCACTAGGATTAAAGTAAAAGTAATTAATAGTGAGATCTTTTGCATAATTCATTGTTCCTTTTATTTATTCTGTGATAAAGTTCATTAGTTATTAAAAATTTTTATTTAGTATATTTTTCATTCATAAACTCTTTCAGATTTTCTTTGGATTAAATATTACCGGATAAGTATCATCTTCTTTGTTTCAACGAATGAACCGGCTTGTAAGCGATAGAAGTAAATTCCACTCGATAGTTCTCTGATTCCGGACAAGCCGGAATGACTATTGGAATTAAACTCAAATTCATATTTCCCAGCTGGTTTATTTTCATTAACCAAAGTTGCAACAAGATTTCCAAGCACATCATAGATTTTTAGTGTCACCAGAGACCCTTCGACTTCGCTCAGGGTGACGGAGGGGATGCTGAATCTTATCTTTGTTGAAGGATTAAATGGGTTGGGATAATTCTGGTAAAGTTCAAATGAAGCTGGCAGTTTATTTTCATCGTGAACAGAAACAGGATCACCAGTTAAATTACCGCTTGAATCAACCATTGAAGCGTAAATATCATAGTCACTACTTCGTCTGTCTTCCCAGGCAATTATAACATTGTAGTTTTCAGAAAAAATTAGTTGCGGCAGTGATTGATCGAGAGCTGGCACACTTACCGGAACTCCGTTGACTGACCACAAAATATTTCCACTGTTATTTATTCGTTGAGCATAGATATCATCTTCGTATTGCTGCCGGTGGTCCTGCCAAACTATAATTGCATTACCACTTTCATCGCTGATGATTTGCGGTTCCGACTGATTATAATTTGCAGTGCAAATTTCTATTCCATCTAAAGTCCACAGAACATTTCCACTCGGATTCACACTTTGAGAATAAAGATTGGCATCTCCTGAACGGTAATCAGTCCAAACCATAACAGCCCCATCGTTCCCATCATTTGTAATTTGCGGGGCAGTTTGATTTCCGGTTTCCTCACAAATTGAAACACCTTCTGCTATCCAAAGTTTGTTTCCATTTGAATTAATTCTTTGTGCGAAGATATCCATGTCGGTACCATTACGGACATCGTGCCATACGATAATAGCTCCACCTGCACCATCCGAAATCATCACAGGGGAACTCTGGTTATTTCCCTCATCGCAAAGTTCAACACCATCAATTATCCAAAGCGGATTTCCATTCTCATCTATTCTTTGAGCATATAAATCAAAGTCACTTGCGCGTTTATCCTGCCATACGATAATCGCACCATCAGCACCATCGCTTATAATTTGCTGAGCGCTCTGTTCGTTTACAGCCGAACAAATTACTACTCCATCAGACTGCCACAACATATTACCGTTAGCATCAACACGTTGAGCATAAATATCGTAACCGAATCCACTTCTGTAATCTTTCCAAACGATTATTGCCCCGCTATTTCCATCACTAATTAGTTTAGGTTCAAATTGCTGGTTAGCTGCTGTGCATACAGGAATTCCATTAGCTGTCCATTGAGCTGAACCGTTATTATTAATTCTCTGCGTATAAATATTTGCATTCCCGGATCGGTTATCCTGCCATACGATAATCGCCCCTCCGTTTCCATCACTGATTATTTGAGGAGTTACCTGATCATCCGTTTCGGTGCTGACAATTATTCCATCATTAGTCCATTGGATGTATCCGTCCGAATTAATTAGCTGTGCATAAAGATCTTGCTGGTTACTAAAAGTCCGCCTGTCTTCCCAAACAATTATTGCTCCTCCATTTCCATCAGTAGTTAGCTGGGGATTTCTCTGATAATCTGCAGCCGTGCAAATTGGATTGTTTATTGTTGAGTCAGATACCCACTGTGCATTAATTGTATTCAACAACAAAAGCACAAGTAAAAATGATTTCATAATTACTCCTTTCTTAATCAGAGGAAGAATTAATTAAATTGTTGTGATAGATAATTTTCAGCATTTGATTGATGTCATCTCAAAAGTTTTAAATCATTCCTGCCACATCGGAATTTTTTATTATATGTTAGAATTATTTAATCATCAACATCTTTTTAACCTCAACGAATTCTTTAGCTCTCAGTTCATAGATGTACATTCCCGTTGCAACGTTCTGTGCATTCCACTGATAACTATATCTTCCTGCTGTCAGCGATGCGTTTACCAGCTCGGCTACCTTCTCTCCGAGTGCATTATAGATTGAAAGCTTTACGTTTGGCACATCTTCCGGCAAAGAGAATTCAATTGTTGTACTGGGATTGAATGGATTCGGATAGTTCTGTTCAAGTGAGTATTTGTCAGGAATTAATTCAACAGATACTTTCAACTTTTGAATTGTTCCATCATTAATCACTAACTCATTTCCGGATTTTAAATTTTCATTTACTTTTTTTATTGTCTCATCCATTAACCTGATATTTATACCCTCTGCTCTAACAGTTAATGGGTAAACAACTCCGCTCAATTCAATAAATTGTGTTGCAGAATTTATATCCTCTGCTATTCTTCCGCTTCCATATCTTATGTCAAACATTCCTGATGGCGGCGTTGGAGGAAGCTCATATTGAGTTAAATCTACTTTGGTTCCATTTTCAGGCGAGTCTTCTTTAATTGCATATAAAGTATAATGCCTGCCTTCTGCATCTGTCAGCAGAATCTTTCCCCAGCCTTGAGGGAAAAATTCTTTTTGCTTGTTCTCTTTTGAAAACGACTCCGGAATTATTATTTGACCTGCAGCGGTCAGCTTTATCCAGTAGCCATATCCCGGGTCTATTGTTGTTGCTATCTGATAACCGGTTGCGTATTTAAAAATTGGTCCACTTTGCAAACCGGGGGGGATAGTTGAGACGTTTGCTGCCGTTACGCTTAGTTCATATCCTCCAATTAAGTTCCATCCCGCTGCTGCGGTTAATGGGTCGTGCGGAACAATCTGAATTCCACCTGCGGGCCATTCGTCTCCGGTGTTATAGGTTCTATCGCCCGCGTGTTTCATCCAGTAACCTATTCCAGGTGTTACGTCTGTTACTTGTTGATATCCAGCCACAAACCTGAATACATTTGCACTCGGATCTCTAAACGCCCACCAGGTATCAACATCCTGGTCAACAGGATGTAATCCTGGAACTGATACCATATTCCAGCCATTGGTTATTAAAACCGATAACTGAAATGTGGTTACAATGTTTTGTCCGCACTCAGTTCCTTCGCCATAAAAATTGCCTGTTATATTTCCAGGTACCCCTGCGCATACATCAGCACCAGCACCAACGTAAATGGACGCACCTTCGCCAATCACAATACTCTGTGCTGTTATAAGCTGTGATGTGAGAAATAATAATGCAAGATATTTTAGGGTTTTCATTTTATTCACCTTTAATTTTTTAATGAGCTAAATTTTAATTCATATTCTGATTTTATGGACTTCATTTCTTGTATCTGTTGGATTAATTCTTCTTTCAACGAGTCAATCTTGGTTAATTCTTTTTCAATTGATAAAACATTTTCAACTTTTGATTTTAGAAATGATATCTCCTCGTTAAGCTTAGATAATTCTCCATCCTTTTCAATTTTCTCCGAATGGAGTCCTTCGGACAATTTTTCATTTTTAATTTCTAATTCATCATTCTGAATTGTTAACCCGACTAACGCAGAGGCAAGTTGTTCATTCTTAATTGTTAATTCATCATTCTCTGCCTTCAGTTCCTGAACAGCTTTAACAATTATCGGAAGAAGATTCCCCGGCGTTGCTTCCCATTTTTCGGGATTATCCTTTAATACAAGATTCAGCCATTCAGCATTTGCATTTATCTGTGCTTCATCAAGTTCTTGTGCTATAAATCCTGCAGTTGGTTCTTCGTTCATTTTACTTCCATCTGAAATATTGTTTTCATACCATTCACGTTTATCCCAGTTGTATTGGCGTGGTTTCAACTTCATAAGGAAATCAATTCCAAGGTTTAAATCCTTAATATTTTTTTTATCTCTTGCATCTGAAAGAGCGGTAATGGTTGTAACTGCACATCGAAGAGATGTAACAGATGAATTACCAAGAGTAATTTGATTTGTTGCACTTCCCGATGTTGGTTGTGCATTATAACCTATGCAAGTTAAATTGCTTCCGCTGCTTATGAATTGACCCGCACCAGTTCCGAACGCTGAATTACGAAAGCCCGTTGTGTTAGCATAAAGAGAGCTTCTCCCGATCGCAGAATTTTCATATCCTGTTGTGTTGCTGTTAAGAGAATAAGACCCGAATGAGGAATTATCAGAGCCTGTTGAGTTTAAGTAATTTGATGAAAACCCGAATGCGGAATTATCAGAGCCCGTAGAATTATTTTGTAATGTTATATATCCTACAGCCGTATTACGGTTTCCTGTATTATTTGCCGGAATTGTTGAGCCTCTGAGTGCCTCATAACCTACAGCCACATTAAAATTATTAAAAGCAGCTAAGGTGTTGTTAGTATAAAACATTGCATTGTACCCTATAGCGGTTGCATTATTTCCAGCATCATTGCTATTTAGTGCACCGAAACCTATAGCAGTATTGTTAATTCCTGTTGTATTCGAATAAAGAGATGCTCTTCCGAATGCCGAATTACCATTGCCCGATGTGTTGAAGAGAAGAGAGTTAAGCCCGAAAGCTGAATTATCAGTACCTGTTGTGTTGTAGTAAAGAGATTGAAACCCAAAAGCTGAATTCCGAGAACCCGTAGAGTTGTAGAAAAGAGACCGGGGCCCTACTCCTGAGTTATAGCTGCCATCATTAGAGTTTACTCCACCCATTGTAAAATTACCGGCATCTAT is from Ignavibacteriota bacterium and encodes:
- a CDS encoding T9SS type A sorting domain-containing protein, yielding MQKISLLITFTLILVQMNRAQWIPQNSGTTNSLTDVYFVNGGTGWAVGTFGIILKTVDGGSSWNPQTSGISSNLHSVYFLDENTGWAVADNRIILRTTDGGDNWSILLSGGYSLISVCFVDDSTGWAVGIGGNILKTTNGNYWTQQVSGTTVALRSVHFINENIGWIVGGDLYDPGTILKTTNGGTDWISTTSDTIGYLASVFFIDENVGWASGQYGTIIKTVDGGTEWFTQSISQAANLNSIYFTDANTGYAVGEAAGIYGKILKSTNGGTNWFTQIAGTINTLYSVFFADANTGWAVGYGGTILKTTNGGVTFLEEEKNEFNPYEYVLEQNYPNPFNPTTKIRFSIPSVTLSEAEGSLVTLKIYDVLGNEVATLVNENKPAGSYEVEFGSHSDEGQNLPAGRQGLASGIYFYRLQAGSFVESKKMVLLK
- a CDS encoding T9SS type A sorting domain-containing protein; the protein is MVDSSGNLTGDPVSVHDENKLPASFELYQNYPNPFNPSTKIRFSIPSVTLSEVEGSLVTLKIYDVLGNLVATLVNENKPAGKYEFEFNSNSHSGLSGIRELSSGIYFYRLQAGSFVETKKMILIR
- a CDS encoding T9SS type A sorting domain-containing protein encodes the protein MKTLKYLALLFLTSQLITAQSIVIGEGASIYVGAGADVCAGVPGNITGNFYGEGTECGQNIVTTFQLSVLITNGWNMVSVPGLHPVDQDVDTWWAFRDPSANVFRFVAGYQQVTDVTPGIGYWMKHAGDRTYNTGDEWPAGGIQIVPHDPLTAAAGWNLIGGYELSVTAANVSTIPPGLQSGPIFKYATGYQIATTIDPGYGYWIKLTAAGQIIIPESFSKENKQKEFFPQGWGKILLTDAEGRHYTLYAIKEDSPENGTKVDLTQYELPPTPPSGMFDIRYGSGRIAEDINSATQFIELSGVVYPLTVRAEGINIRLMDETIKKVNENLKSGNELVINDGTIQKLKVSVELIPDKYSLEQNYPNPFNPSTTIEFSLPEDVPNVKLSIYNALGEKVAELVNASLTAGRYSYQWNAQNVATGMYIYELRAKEFVEVKKMLMIK